In Desulfosediminicola ganghwensis, a single window of DNA contains:
- a CDS encoding ABC transporter substrate-binding protein codes for MKLGSILLGSILVATMAQTAVAKDLVVGANLGNVPWEFVNKDNQNAGFEIDLAEEVGKRLGRDVVVENIPFNGLFSAVQSGRIDIAVSSITITAKRLESVSFAQPYYDSDQSLTTRSSNGVANLGEVKGKIVGVDTGSTGDMWISERKDEYKPKSISRYEGLAPAMLDLAAGRIDAYISDIPAVQYYIQDKPQYAVAERIPTGEQYSMMLAKDAPLVAEVDSILTELKNEGFIAKTHEKWFGFPAPETSSTVELRPLPGK; via the coding sequence ATGAAACTCGGAAGTATTCTGCTTGGAAGTATCCTGGTCGCAACAATGGCACAGACTGCAGTTGCAAAAGATCTTGTTGTTGGCGCCAATCTCGGAAATGTACCTTGGGAATTTGTAAACAAAGACAACCAGAATGCAGGTTTTGAAATTGACCTTGCAGAGGAAGTCGGCAAGCGGTTGGGCAGAGACGTCGTGGTGGAGAACATCCCATTCAACGGCTTGTTTTCTGCAGTGCAGTCCGGTCGTATCGACATTGCAGTTTCCTCGATCACTATCACCGCCAAACGGTTGGAGTCGGTCTCCTTTGCCCAGCCATATTACGACAGCGACCAGTCCCTGACCACCCGCAGCTCAAATGGAGTTGCAAACCTCGGCGAGGTGAAAGGCAAAATCGTAGGTGTTGATACTGGTTCTACCGGTGACATGTGGATCTCTGAACGTAAAGATGAGTACAAACCGAAAAGCATCAGCCGTTACGAGGGCCTTGCTCCGGCAATGCTCGATCTTGCTGCAGGCAGAATTGACGCCTATATCAGCGACATCCCGGCAGTACAGTACTACATCCAGGACAAACCACAATATGCTGTCGCAGAGCGCATCCCTACAGGTGAGCAGTATTCAATGATGCTGGCTAAAGATGCTCCGCTGGTAGCAGAAGTTGACTCTATCCTTACCGAACTGAAAAATGAGGGCTTTATAGCCAAAACACATGAAAAATGGTTCGGCTTCCCAGCCCCGGAGACATCATCGACTGTCGAGCTGAGACCACTTCCCGGCAAATAG
- a CDS encoding ATP-binding cassette domain-containing protein, producing the protein MRPIIEIEHLDKNFGNFNALCDINLTMYEKEVIVIVGPSGSGKSTLIRCINYLEKPTAGKILLDEYPIEDGPKLPDIRADIGMVFQSFNLFPHMTILKNVAQPTIRVRHLGKAEAEERAMMLLEKVGLQDHIHKYPDQLSGGQQQRVAIARAMAMKPRVLLFDEPTSALDPEMVGEVLEVMQNLAAEGVSMIVVTHEMGFARKVADRVLFMETGRILVDETPENFFDNSTNERLRTFQQAVQNH; encoded by the coding sequence ATGAGACCTATAATCGAGATCGAACACTTAGATAAAAATTTCGGCAATTTCAACGCACTTTGCGACATAAACCTCACCATGTATGAAAAAGAGGTCATCGTTATCGTAGGGCCATCGGGCTCCGGCAAATCCACCCTGATCCGTTGCATCAATTATCTGGAAAAGCCGACAGCGGGAAAGATCCTGCTCGATGAGTACCCGATTGAAGACGGGCCGAAGTTGCCGGACATCCGGGCCGACATCGGCATGGTCTTCCAGAGCTTCAATCTCTTCCCTCATATGACGATATTGAAAAATGTTGCCCAGCCCACAATCAGGGTACGTCACCTGGGAAAGGCTGAGGCAGAGGAGCGGGCAATGATGCTCCTCGAAAAAGTTGGCTTACAAGACCACATCCATAAATATCCGGATCAGCTCTCCGGCGGCCAGCAGCAGCGCGTCGCAATCGCGAGGGCAATGGCCATGAAACCAAGAGTGCTCCTTTTTGACGAGCCCACCTCCGCCCTTGACCCGGAGATGGTTGGAGAGGTCCTGGAGGTAATGCAGAATCTTGCCGCGGAAGGGGTTAGCATGATTGTCGTCACCCATGAAATGGGCTTTGCCAGAAAAGTTGCAGACCGGGTTCTTTTTATGGAGACTGGCCGCATCCTCGTCGATGAGACCCCTGAAAATTTTTTCGACAACTCAACCAATGAACGACTCAGGACATTTCAGCAGGCTGTTCAGAATCATTGA
- a CDS encoding cysteine desulfurase-like protein produces MKSLDINVVRSHFPALAHSDILFDNAGGSAVLRQVAERISSYLLTSSVQTGATYRDSVIAQERVFEARKAIASLINAPHDQEVVMGGSTTLLLHLACEAIGQTIEPGDEIIVTNVDHEANVGPWLNLAKHGAVIKFWNVNPESFELELEELQNLLTEKTRWVSVTHASNILGSVTPVAKIAQLVHGAGAKLCVDGVAYAPHRLVDVQASGADMYVYSFYKTFGPHFAVLWCDGELFAGLPSLNHYFIGKDVMPYKLQPGNVNYELSYGCMGIVDYLLSIAEELGCSGSPREMMQAAFDAFESHENELTEKLLHYLNGRDDVRIIGEKSVQGGRRLPTVSFVVKGRMSKDIVDAVDCYGIGIRYGDFYAKRLIEELDLNKQNGVVRISMAHYNSLDELNQLTEALEKVLA; encoded by the coding sequence ATGAAGTCTTTAGATATCAATGTGGTTCGAAGTCACTTTCCAGCGCTTGCCCATAGCGACATACTCTTCGACAATGCCGGAGGTTCTGCCGTATTACGGCAAGTTGCCGAACGGATCAGCAGTTACCTGCTCACCTCCAGTGTGCAAACCGGAGCAACCTATCGCGACTCTGTTATCGCCCAGGAACGGGTGTTTGAGGCACGAAAAGCTATCGCGTCTCTTATTAATGCTCCCCATGACCAGGAAGTTGTTATGGGCGGTTCCACCACCCTCCTGCTCCATCTTGCCTGTGAAGCCATCGGCCAGACCATTGAACCGGGCGACGAAATCATCGTCACCAACGTTGACCACGAAGCTAATGTGGGCCCCTGGCTCAACCTCGCCAAACATGGTGCCGTCATCAAATTCTGGAACGTTAATCCAGAAAGCTTTGAGCTTGAACTGGAGGAACTTCAAAATTTGCTGACCGAAAAGACCCGCTGGGTCAGCGTAACCCACGCCTCGAACATTCTTGGTTCTGTAACCCCGGTAGCGAAAATCGCCCAGCTTGTCCACGGGGCAGGAGCAAAGCTCTGCGTCGACGGCGTAGCCTATGCCCCCCATCGCCTGGTCGATGTCCAGGCCTCCGGAGCTGACATGTATGTATACAGCTTCTACAAGACATTTGGCCCGCATTTTGCCGTTCTCTGGTGTGATGGTGAACTTTTCGCCGGCCTGCCGAGCCTCAACCACTATTTCATCGGCAAAGATGTCATGCCGTACAAACTGCAGCCTGGGAATGTCAATTACGAGCTCTCCTACGGCTGCATGGGCATTGTCGATTACCTGCTTTCAATCGCTGAAGAATTAGGCTGCTCAGGTAGCCCGAGAGAGATGATGCAGGCAGCTTTTGACGCATTTGAAAGCCATGAAAATGAATTGACCGAAAAGTTGCTCCATTACCTGAACGGCAGGGATGACGTTCGCATTATTGGCGAAAAGTCCGTACAAGGAGGCCGCAGGCTGCCGACAGTCAGCTTTGTGGTCAAGGGGCGTATGTCCAAGGATATCGTCGATGCGGTCGACTGCTACGGCATAGGTATTCGCTATGGTGATTTTTATGCCAAAAGACTCATAGAAGAGCTTGATCTCAATAAACAAAATGGAGTGGTGCGTATTTCCATGGCCCATTATAATAGCCTCGATGAACTCAATCAGCTTACAGAAGCGCTCGAGAAGGTTTTGGCCTAA
- a CDS encoding dihydroorotase translates to MKVDKLFINATIVTHTGRFIGCIGSVNGRIACIETSTEGIEATETVDLAGLHVLPGVIDGHIHFQDPGFTERDDMAHGTAACAAGGITTAISHPVNDPAVLDIDSFEINRAAYSGKSIVDYAIHGGGTRDNVNSIADLWNKTGAVSIKMFMCFSVKEFPFVHDDSMRDILTHVAQNNGLAMIHCEDGEMISKEEERLRREGRTDPLAYNESRPEEVEIAAINKTIQLLKQTGAKALIVHVSTAEGLELIRAASNDGIGIWAETCPHFLTFIREDMNEHGPFLKFSPVMRDEKNRLKMWELLDAGYVHTIGSDHCPFTREEKEAGLDNIFEAPNGIPGLEVMLPVLLDGVSKGYTSLEKIVEITSFNPSKLYGFHPQKGALQVGSDCDLTVVDLSLTKAFTDADRKSKCDWSPYFGRQLSGWPVMTVIRGTVVAHKGEILVEPGYGTYLPRSK, encoded by the coding sequence ATGAAAGTAGATAAACTCTTTATCAATGCAACAATTGTGACCCACACCGGCAGATTTATCGGCTGCATAGGCTCAGTCAATGGCAGGATCGCCTGTATCGAAACCTCGACAGAAGGGATCGAAGCCACGGAAACAGTTGACCTGGCCGGACTCCACGTACTCCCAGGTGTAATCGATGGGCACATCCACTTCCAGGACCCTGGATTCACCGAACGCGATGATATGGCACACGGTACCGCTGCATGTGCGGCAGGAGGGATCACCACAGCGATATCACACCCAGTCAACGATCCGGCAGTGCTCGATATCGACTCGTTCGAGATCAATCGTGCCGCATACTCAGGAAAATCCATCGTAGATTACGCGATTCACGGTGGAGGAACCCGCGACAATGTCAACTCTATCGCAGATCTCTGGAACAAGACCGGCGCAGTCTCTATAAAGATGTTCATGTGCTTTTCCGTAAAGGAATTCCCCTTTGTTCACGATGACAGCATGCGCGACATCCTGACCCACGTAGCCCAAAATAACGGGCTGGCCATGATTCATTGCGAAGATGGCGAGATGATCAGCAAAGAGGAAGAAAGGCTCCGCAGGGAGGGCAGAACTGATCCCCTGGCGTACAATGAATCCCGCCCCGAAGAAGTCGAGATTGCCGCAATCAACAAAACAATTCAGCTCTTGAAGCAGACCGGCGCCAAAGCCCTGATCGTTCACGTCAGCACAGCAGAAGGCCTTGAACTTATCCGTGCAGCCAGCAACGATGGAATAGGCATCTGGGCTGAAACCTGTCCGCACTTTCTCACCTTTATCCGTGAAGACATGAACGAACACGGCCCTTTCCTCAAGTTTTCCCCAGTCATGCGCGACGAAAAAAACAGGCTGAAAATGTGGGAACTACTCGATGCCGGATATGTTCACACCATTGGCTCGGACCATTGCCCATTCACCCGGGAAGAAAAGGAAGCAGGCCTTGACAATATTTTCGAGGCACCAAACGGCATTCCCGGCCTGGAGGTGATGCTGCCTGTTCTCCTTGACGGTGTCAGCAAAGGCTACACCTCCCTTGAGAAGATCGTGGAGATCACCAGTTTCAATCCCTCAAAACTTTACGGTTTTCACCCGCAAAAAGGTGCCCTTCAGGTTGGTTCAGACTGCGACCTCACCGTCGTAGACCTCTCCTTGACTAAAGCTTTTACCGATGCTGATCGAAAATCCAAATGCGACTGGTCACCGTACTTTGGCAGACAGCTGAGCGGATGGCCGGTGATGACCGTCATCCGGGGAACAGTAGTCGCCCATAAGGGCGAGATCCTGGTGGAACCCGGATATGGCACCTACCTGCCACGAAGCAAATAA
- a CDS encoding tripartite tricarboxylate transporter permease, whose protein sequence is MFDVVLQGLQQVFVPLNFILLFGGVFLGITFGALPGLTATMGLALLVPFTFTMSPETGLIMLAGIYVGAMYGDAIPAILINTPGTPSAIATTFDGFPLAQKGMAQHALVTAALASTVGSLLANVVLVVAGPPLAAASLKFGPPEYFWLGIFGLTIISALSSGSVIKGFLAGCIGMVLSVVGMASIGGDVRLTFGFPVLQGGIDLIVALIGFFCLPEILSSVIGKRQKTYTDKAVEPKLGVIGEVALQVIKKPVLLIRSAIIGTIVGFAPGAGGNIASMVSYNEARRWSKDPDKYGKGTIDGVAASESANSAMAPGSLIPLLTLGIPGSPAAAVILGALMVHRLKPGAELFTGPEAPIIYSFLMGLLVAAFLVSFIGAFGSVIFSRIINIPSRYLAPGIIFMTVLGAYAIRNSMLDVWIMFVFGIIGFISRKLNFHPAPIVLGLILGPFIEEGLVKSVLAGQFQGVFNYMVFRPISGFLIALCVLSLCWPLIASWRAKKNKGEVA, encoded by the coding sequence ATGTTTGATGTTGTTTTACAAGGCCTGCAGCAGGTCTTTGTGCCGCTGAACTTCATCCTGCTTTTTGGGGGTGTTTTTCTGGGCATCACGTTCGGGGCGCTACCCGGTCTGACTGCGACCATGGGACTTGCACTGCTGGTTCCTTTTACCTTTACCATGTCACCGGAAACCGGACTGATCATGCTGGCCGGAATTTATGTAGGTGCCATGTATGGCGATGCTATTCCGGCCATCCTGATCAACACTCCGGGCACACCATCCGCCATTGCCACCACATTCGATGGTTTTCCCCTGGCACAAAAGGGTATGGCCCAGCATGCACTGGTAACAGCCGCCCTGGCCAGTACCGTCGGTTCATTGCTGGCCAATGTGGTGCTGGTTGTGGCCGGGCCACCCCTGGCTGCTGCCTCCTTAAAATTTGGTCCACCCGAATATTTCTGGCTGGGTATCTTCGGCCTGACCATTATCAGTGCCCTCTCTTCCGGTAGTGTGATTAAGGGCTTCCTGGCCGGTTGCATAGGCATGGTGTTGTCTGTGGTAGGTATGGCAAGCATCGGCGGCGATGTACGTTTGACCTTTGGTTTTCCGGTCCTGCAGGGTGGAATTGACCTGATCGTTGCCCTGATTGGTTTCTTCTGTCTGCCGGAGATACTCTCCAGCGTTATTGGTAAACGTCAAAAAACCTATACCGATAAGGCGGTTGAACCGAAACTGGGGGTTATTGGTGAAGTGGCCCTGCAAGTGATCAAAAAACCGGTCTTGCTCATTCGTTCGGCAATCATTGGCACCATTGTAGGTTTTGCGCCTGGCGCAGGTGGGAATATTGCCAGCATGGTCTCGTACAACGAGGCGCGTCGCTGGAGTAAAGACCCGGATAAATATGGCAAAGGCACCATTGACGGTGTTGCCGCCAGTGAGTCTGCCAATAGCGCCATGGCCCCTGGTTCACTCATTCCGCTGCTTACCCTTGGTATTCCGGGTTCACCGGCTGCGGCAGTAATTCTGGGTGCGCTGATGGTGCATCGCCTTAAGCCGGGCGCAGAACTCTTTACCGGGCCGGAAGCGCCGATTATCTATTCCTTTCTGATGGGTCTTTTGGTTGCAGCCTTTCTGGTGAGTTTCATAGGCGCATTCGGTAGTGTCATTTTTTCGAGGATCATCAATATTCCTTCTCGTTACCTGGCACCCGGAATCATCTTTATGACCGTACTGGGTGCCTATGCGATCCGTAACTCCATGCTGGATGTCTGGATAATGTTCGTCTTTGGCATCATCGGTTTTATCAGCAGGAAACTGAATTTTCACCCGGCACCAATCGTGCTTGGTCTTATTCTCGGGCCATTCATCGAAGAGGGTCTGGTGAAATCTGTACTCGCCGGTCAGTTCCAGGGCGTGTTCAATTACATGGTATTTAGACCGATCAGCGGTTTTCTGATTGCTCTGTGTGTGCTCTCGCTGTGTTGGCCCCTTATTGCCTCCTGGCGTGCGAAAAAGAACAAAGGCGAGGTGGCGTGA
- a CDS encoding tripartite tricarboxylate transporter TctB family protein, with amino-acid sequence MSDIQSDGNQKKINSDLVISVIGLVLAAGVYYFTRDLSRLGVIFVNYVLIGLTVFSMLTLITAFTKPEYITFFDSVIERNNIVIGVGILLCYLLMLPVIGFLPSSYIFYFAFNLYLSEERFTRKGIQTSLLLSVVVVTVFYCIFQLGLGVPLPTAMWVD; translated from the coding sequence ATGAGCGATATCCAAAGTGATGGAAACCAGAAAAAGATTAACAGTGATCTGGTAATTTCGGTTATCGGTCTTGTTCTGGCTGCTGGGGTCTACTATTTTACCCGTGACCTCAGCCGGCTTGGTGTGATTTTTGTCAATTATGTTCTGATCGGCCTTACTGTTTTTTCGATGCTGACACTGATTACGGCATTCACCAAACCGGAGTATATTACCTTCTTCGATTCGGTGATCGAGCGAAACAACATTGTCATAGGTGTGGGAATACTGCTTTGCTATCTGCTGATGTTACCTGTGATTGGCTTTTTGCCCTCGAGTTATATCTTCTACTTCGCCTTTAATCTCTACCTGTCGGAAGAGCGATTCACCCGCAAGGGAATCCAGACTTCGCTGCTGTTATCAGTTGTCGTGGTGACTGTGTTCTATTGCATCTTCCAGCTGGGGCTGGGAGTGCCGTTGCCGACGGCTATGTGGGTGGATTAG
- a CDS encoding MurR/RpiR family transcriptional regulator has product MKPGNLSEFKDTVLKNRAMLTARQLEAADFALNHPNDLAFNSLTEISKLSGIATAMFVRLAQALEFKGFSEMQKIFREPLIEKSTPSYSERIRHCQGEEHLSDPNNGGALIDSFARANKISLDYLRENSEDLELDKAIDLILAAPSISILGLRRSFPLATYLSYALYRFKIANTLITGLAGFAEDQLDLMQAGDLLIVMSFPPYAEATVEFCAKARAAGVRILAITDDPLGIIAHEAEQIIEVHDAVLHGFRSLTASMCIVQSLAIGIGYRKRLNGEEILLDEIDC; this is encoded by the coding sequence ATGAAACCCGGTAATCTTTCTGAATTCAAAGATACAGTCCTTAAAAACAGGGCCATGCTGACAGCACGTCAGCTGGAAGCAGCCGACTTCGCGCTGAATCATCCCAATGATCTTGCCTTCAACTCCCTGACGGAAATATCCAAACTGTCCGGAATTGCCACCGCTATGTTTGTTCGCCTGGCGCAGGCGCTGGAGTTTAAGGGGTTCAGCGAAATGCAGAAGATTTTTCGCGAGCCCCTCATAGAAAAAAGTACCCCGAGCTACTCGGAGCGAATCCGCCACTGCCAGGGTGAAGAACACCTCTCAGACCCCAATAATGGTGGGGCCTTGATCGACTCTTTCGCCAGAGCCAATAAGATTTCACTGGATTATCTTCGGGAAAATTCGGAGGATCTTGAGCTGGATAAAGCCATAGACCTGATACTTGCAGCACCCAGTATCTCCATCCTGGGCCTGCGCCGTTCTTTCCCTCTTGCCACCTATCTCAGCTATGCACTGTATCGTTTCAAAATCGCCAACACCCTGATCACCGGGCTTGCCGGGTTCGCCGAGGACCAGCTCGATCTCATGCAGGCCGGCGACTTGCTGATAGTCATGAGCTTCCCGCCTTACGCAGAGGCCACCGTCGAGTTCTGCGCAAAGGCCAGAGCTGCCGGTGTTCGGATTCTGGCAATAACCGACGACCCCCTTGGCATAATTGCCCATGAAGCAGAACAGATCATCGAGGTGCATGACGCAGTGCTCCATGGCTTCCGCTCCCTGACAGCCTCCATGTGCATTGTGCAATCCCTGGCTATCGGCATCGGCTATAGAAAACGATTAAACGGAGAAGAAATACTGCTCGACGAGATCGACTGCTGA
- a CDS encoding amino acid ABC transporter permease, producing MNIFDTFFNIPVLIDSFPMLLRGLGITIALGAVSIVLGLVAGLVLALVRIYGPRILRLIACGYIDVFRSIPILVLLVLIYYALPFVGIRLSAFTASVVTLSLVSSAYTAEIFRSGIEAIPRGQIEASQALGYRFIPSLVDIILPQALKIVIPPLTSNCINVVKDTALASVVAMPDLLKQATQAQALAANPSPLIGAALMYLILLLPLVHLVSRLESYLNTGKKR from the coding sequence GTGAATATTTTTGATACATTTTTTAATATCCCGGTACTCATCGATTCCTTCCCTATGCTGCTACGGGGACTCGGAATCACCATAGCCCTGGGTGCCGTGAGCATCGTACTTGGCTTGGTGGCCGGGCTTGTTCTGGCCCTGGTGAGAATCTACGGACCCCGCATACTGCGTCTGATTGCATGTGGATATATCGATGTCTTTCGGTCAATCCCAATTCTGGTGCTCCTGGTTCTTATCTATTACGCGTTGCCCTTTGTCGGCATTCGTCTCTCGGCATTCACCGCTTCAGTCGTCACACTTTCACTTGTTTCTTCAGCCTATACTGCAGAAATTTTTCGCTCCGGGATTGAAGCAATTCCACGTGGCCAAATCGAGGCCTCACAGGCCCTGGGATATCGATTCATCCCCTCACTGGTAGACATCATCCTGCCCCAGGCGCTAAAGATCGTCATACCACCGCTGACAAGCAACTGTATCAACGTCGTCAAAGACACGGCCCTTGCCTCGGTCGTTGCAATGCCCGATCTACTGAAACAGGCAACACAGGCCCAGGCCCTTGCAGCCAACCCTTCACCACTCATCGGGGCAGCACTCATGTACCTGATACTACTCCTGCCACTGGTCCACCTGGTGAGCAGACTGGAATCCTATCTGAATACGGGTAAGAAACGATGA
- a CDS encoding cytochrome c3 family protein, whose amino-acid sequence MKPQVKVLIIAAAVVLMAGSLVAETLQQFDSVQGRSFHADLYADNACDSCHVNAEPEAYPPDFVCLDCHDSDELVQATARPEEDKWQNPHNNMHYAKDVPCMECHGEHSERKVLCAGCHFFDYPNFKK is encoded by the coding sequence ATGAAACCGCAAGTAAAAGTACTGATCATTGCCGCAGCAGTGGTGCTTATGGCAGGATCTTTAGTTGCAGAGACTTTGCAGCAATTCGACAGCGTCCAGGGAAGAAGTTTTCACGCCGACTTATATGCCGATAATGCATGTGATTCCTGCCACGTCAATGCCGAGCCGGAAGCCTATCCTCCTGATTTTGTCTGTCTTGACTGCCACGACTCCGATGAACTTGTTCAGGCCACAGCCAGACCTGAAGAAGACAAATGGCAAAATCCCCACAACAACATGCATTACGCCAAAGACGTTCCCTGTATGGAATGTCATGGAGAACACTCGGAAAGAAAGGTACTCTGCGCCGGTTGTCATTTTTTCGACTATCCGAATTTCAAGAAGTAA
- a CDS encoding alpha-hydroxy-acid oxidizing protein encodes MKEIRDNARKLMGNQCKVCAVCNGRACAGQVPGMGGLGTGASFRNNLSALENVRLNMRLIHNVVEPDTTVSILGKELALPLIAAPIGGVSFNMNEAISEDDYIQSIVNGCKARSIIGCTGDGVPEWLSSAGFNAVKLADGYGIPFIKPWEDEEFFQKIELAKATGTDTIGMDIDAAGLITLRKMGRPVSPKPLAELTDIIKKIGMKFILKGVMTADEAELACKAGADAIVVSNHGGRVLDHAPGTAEVLPAIAERVKGKITILADGGIRTGNDVLKMLALGADAVMIGRPFSVAAVGGLQDGVESYIDSIHSELKQAMVLTGTGKASAVDSKILFNG; translated from the coding sequence GTGAAAGAAATTCGAGATAATGCGCGAAAATTAATGGGAAATCAATGCAAGGTATGTGCAGTCTGTAACGGCAGGGCCTGTGCCGGACAAGTACCTGGAATGGGCGGTCTCGGCACCGGCGCCTCTTTTAGAAACAACCTCTCAGCTCTTGAAAACGTTCGCCTGAACATGAGACTGATCCATAATGTTGTCGAACCGGATACCACAGTAAGTATTCTCGGAAAAGAGCTCGCCCTGCCCCTTATTGCCGCCCCCATCGGCGGTGTCTCCTTCAACATGAACGAGGCAATCAGCGAGGATGACTATATCCAGTCAATCGTCAACGGCTGTAAGGCCAGGTCCATCATCGGCTGCACCGGGGATGGGGTTCCGGAGTGGCTCTCCAGTGCAGGCTTCAACGCCGTTAAACTGGCCGATGGATACGGTATACCATTCATCAAGCCATGGGAAGATGAAGAGTTCTTCCAAAAGATCGAGCTGGCCAAAGCAACCGGGACAGACACAATAGGCATGGATATCGACGCCGCCGGCCTCATCACGTTACGAAAAATGGGACGTCCGGTATCCCCTAAACCACTTGCTGAACTCACCGACATCATCAAAAAGATTGGGATGAAATTTATCCTCAAAGGGGTAATGACCGCGGACGAAGCCGAGCTTGCATGTAAAGCCGGAGCCGACGCTATTGTCGTCTCCAATCATGGGGGGCGTGTGCTCGATCACGCGCCGGGAACTGCTGAAGTACTGCCCGCCATTGCCGAAAGAGTGAAAGGGAAAATCACAATTCTCGCAGACGGCGGTATCCGCACTGGCAATGACGTACTGAAGATGCTTGCCCTGGGAGCGGATGCAGTAATGATAGGTCGACCGTTTTCCGTTGCCGCAGTAGGTGGCCTGCAAGACGGAGTTGAAAGCTACATTGATAGCATCCACAGTGAGCTGAAACAGGCGATGGTGCTGACTGGTACCGGCAAGGCCTCAGCTGTTGATAGCAAAATACTCTTCAACGGATAA
- a CDS encoding radical SAM protein translates to MKYTGTTYRPPPEAFTPLLQVTAGCAHNRCSFCDMYRDVQFAVETLEQIERDIIELKLMHFRMPRIYLVNGDPFVLRAERLLEVVELIKKHAPECETVSMYASISNIMSKSDDELIQLRAAGINDLYVGVESGWDKVLNLMNKGHTAEEAYSQMERLNRFGINHRDMYILGGAGTGNGIENARKNAAFINRTKPQMIWFGSLTITKDTDLWHERENGNFQEATAREILEEEVEVISLIELDDVVFLGNHPTNTVSISGNIPADREHFIGTLQQALDSGNAGDLDRVHVRSMI, encoded by the coding sequence ATGAAATATACAGGAACAACATACCGCCCACCACCGGAAGCCTTTACCCCGCTGTTGCAGGTAACAGCCGGTTGTGCGCATAACCGCTGTTCGTTTTGTGATATGTACCGGGATGTACAGTTTGCTGTTGAGACTCTCGAACAGATAGAACGGGACATCATCGAACTGAAACTCATGCATTTCAGAATGCCCAGGATCTATCTGGTCAATGGTGATCCTTTTGTGCTGCGGGCTGAGAGGCTCCTGGAAGTAGTCGAGCTGATCAAAAAGCATGCGCCAGAATGTGAGACGGTCAGCATGTATGCATCGATCAGTAATATCATGAGCAAGAGTGACGATGAATTGATTCAACTTCGGGCTGCGGGCATCAATGATCTCTATGTTGGCGTAGAAAGTGGCTGGGATAAAGTGCTTAACCTGATGAACAAAGGTCACACTGCTGAAGAGGCATACAGCCAGATGGAGAGGTTGAACAGGTTTGGCATCAACCACCGTGACATGTATATTCTGGGCGGTGCCGGTACCGGCAACGGGATTGAGAACGCTCGAAAGAATGCTGCGTTTATCAATAGAACCAAACCTCAGATGATCTGGTTCGGCAGCCTTACAATTACTAAAGACACTGATCTCTGGCATGAACGGGAAAACGGCAATTTCCAGGAGGCAACCGCCCGCGAGATACTCGAAGAAGAGGTAGAGGTGATATCGCTTATTGAACTGGACGACGTGGTCTTTTTAGGCAATCACCCCACCAACACCGTCTCGATTTCGGGCAATATCCCTGCTGATCGCGAGCATTTCATTGGCACTCTGCAGCAGGCGCTTGATAGCGGCAATGCAGGTGATCTGGACCGGGTTCACGTTCGTTCAATGATCTGA